The following are from one region of the Salvia splendens isolate huo1 chromosome 2, SspV2, whole genome shotgun sequence genome:
- the LOC121789150 gene encoding chromatin modification-related protein EAF1 B-like isoform X2, which translates to MGCSSAHVHIVNAEVDSMGGVVEGGVGNAIKSSPHKVAIDKVQVELRKECGVRDERKRELEFLENGGNPLDYNFGIVASVSVQSTSITGQHPDQFVTSEAKGSLAFAASPHGDSVESGDRPGTTPCDPNSADNLLLFDAENEFSEGGRSLCRRSSVMQSEQSFQMDGGLKTQEQGDSAIFSLPRKAYKRRNRSRSNRDGARSSSTDVNPPQGLHGAPLPYRHVPKDAEVLSSDADNKNIMSRLNLKPTSPSNGIISKAVAMDCQDIELEELKSSKSTKDQVQGVPLDAASDVYENPLNGQLNQQSLLVVADARKQIDSCRPEAIQMAEITSAAIECLPSATTIKVENQSSSCQYNGFGRKIGDDTMTDTHNNGASHGLKVLDSESYCTQTSLSIDGNNESEMCTPVGNLDSNVNLKNQTPQDGITVTKSDKFGKEMKDTEEKNSHDFVNKECTSACHSKMDKDSLLPPKNEIDQFDSVLEDQVKDQSTTEGMEAPCTTQLYSEAKPTVPLIDNPGQPKETSSTIRHQETFNPSKSELPDLAFSNRASAVPIEAQTSPGADSKLASRIDEDSVLKEAQIIEAKRKSIAELSIVTSPVVISQKSKWDYVLEEMAWLANDFAQERIWKLAAASQISYRVAVASRLRKQESRLGLDAKVVAHSLAKAVMEFWRSIKLQIHDTSKELEQHRQKNGALSIQAYAASFLKCDKPDVLYNQAEVPLTPDRISDSGIDLSWDDSLTEENLFYAVPPGAVVAYRMAFNSHVAQFERFGSSAQEEVETSACDTAADFESHDNGYDEDEGETNIYSTSMAFEGTKSSRYGQKKRKHLVRAYGARPYELGSDLLPMQPSENRLVIPQFAILAKRPGSNINVSIPTKRMRTASRRVISPFGAGASGCIQVPNKTDASSCDTNSFQDDHSTLHGGLTIPNSLEVESAGEFEKELPFDSAEVSTKPKKKKKAKYPNASHEQRWPSDSSFQNEQFHRDLYQKRTEIHHPEANGNNGLLGQHIAKKPKLMRQSQDNSFDIPSALSVPSPAGSQISNMSNPNQFIKMLGGRDWGRKPKSLKMPSGHSVSGSLWSLFEDQALVVLAHDLGPNWELVSDAFNSTLRFKCIFRKAKECKERHICLMDKSSGDGADSADESGSSQPYPSTLPGIPKGSARQLFQRLQGPMEEDTLKSHFEKIIVIGQKQLYLKTQDLKQFQRPHSSHTIALSQVCPNNPNGGPVLTPLDLCDANFSGPDVLPLGYQGAHSSGLVIPNQATMTQMLPASGATAPLQGASNMSGNNFSSSPGPHNTSARDARYGLPRSGSLPAEENQRMHLYNQMIAGRSIPQSSISAPGAVPGPDRSARILSSGNGMGSNRNMPIARPGVQGIPSSSMVNSGSAVSSGLSSGNMHTGVGALQGSSMVRQRPGMSQDPHRQMMASDLQTPSNSQGVSHFGGLSSSFTNPTTSPPVSSYPLHHQPSHPISPQQPQVPSPHQSHFQGPANHAPNNQQQAYAYRLAKERQLQHRFLQQQQQQQQFAASNSLISNVQSLTQLPVSSSPMQNSPQVQPQTSSSTVPLSPLTSVSSMNAMPQHQQKHQMPNQGVSRNAQSGGNGLNNQMGKQRVRQPHQPSQANRQHPPQRQQLQAQQQAKVVKGVGRGNLMMHQNISTDVVLPNGVSPIPGNQCLEKAEPVSNSMQSQGLYTGSAQNSVQPSRQYMASQPNQTLPQQKMYSDQASPSLKHPQLAPQPDSSSPSHGPATAPASSVQQPSSSLAVAGSTNQAPSHQKFVNQNQPALQRPGQPNRQITPDGSSKPQSRDSDVNHHPASGFAGMDAMTTSPQVSKIGSNAVPVVSQPNSHNWHASEPLVDSTALNSPKSLVSKPSNSSEPVLQAGQGLGHRPPSSLPIARHDTIALRQQPQQSLQPPSLAPQPQQPPKPVHSQPKAQLLQAGSRNSYGRSSDTRLE; encoded by the exons ATGGGATGTAGTTCAGCACATGTTCACATAGTCAATGCCGAAGTTGATTCTATGGGAGGTGTTGTTGAGGGTGGAGTTGGAAATGCTATCAAATCTTCTCCGCATAAAGTAGCAATCGATAAGGTTCAAGTGGAGCTCAG GAAAGAATGTGGCGTTCGGGATGAACGAAAAAGAGAATTGGAGTTTCTTGAGAAT GGTGGAAATCCCTTAGACTATAATTTTGGGATTGTTGCTTCAGTTAGTGTTCAGTCTACTTCAATTACCGGCCAACATCCTGACCAGTTTGTGACCAG TGAAGCAAAAGGCAGTCTTGCGTTTGCAGCATCACCTCATGGAGACTCTGTTGAGAGTGGTGATAGACCTGGGACAACTCCTTGTGATCCCAATAGTGCTGATAATCTCTTGTTATTTGACGCTGAAAACGAATTTTCTGAAGGTGGTAGGAGTTTGTGCCGTAGGAGTAGTGTTATGCAATCTGAACAATCGTTCCAAATGGATGGGGGTCTTAAAACTCAGGAACAAGGGGATTCAGCTATTTTTTCACTTCCTAGAAAAGCATATAAGAGAAGGAACAGATCCCGGTCCAATCGTGATGGAGCTAGGTCGAGTTCTACTGATGTAAATCCTCCTCAGGGGCTTCATGGAGCTCCACTACCTTATCGCCATGTCCCCAAGGATGCTGAAGTATTGTCATCTGATGcagataataaaaatataatgtcACGTCTGAATTTAAAACCTACAAGCCCAAGTAATGGTATCATCTCTAAGGCTGTAGCAATGGATTGTCAGGATATTGAGTTGGAAGAGTTGAAGTCTTCTAAATCAACAAAGGACCAGGTACAAGGTGTTCCCTTGGATGCTGCATCAGATGTTTATGAGAACCCTTTAAACGGACAACTTAACCAACAATCACTTTTAGTGGTCGCAGACGCTCGTAAACAGATAGATTCTTGTAGGCCTGAAGCAATCCAGATGGCAGAAATAACTTCTGCAGCTATTGAGTGTCTGCCAAGTGCTACTACTATTAAAGTCGAGAATCAATCTAGTTCATGCCAGTATAATGGTTTTGGCAGAAAGATAGGGGATGATACCATGACCGACACTCATAATAATGGTGCTTCCCATGGCCTAAAGGTTTTGGATTCTGAGTCATATTGCACACAGACCAGCCTAAGTATTGACGGGAACAATGAAAGTGAGATGTGCACTCCAGTGGGAAATCTTGACTCTAATGTGAATCTTAAAAATCAAACTCCACAAGATGGCATCACTGTTACAAAAAGTGACAAGTTTGGAAAAGAAATGAAAGATACTGAAGAAAAAAACAGCCATGATTTTGTGAACAAGGAGTGCACTTCTGCTTGTCATAGTAAGATGGATAAAGATTCATTACTCCccccaaaaaatgaaatagatcAATTTGATTCTGTATTAGAAGACCAGGTAAAAGATCAAAGTACCACTGAGGGCATGGAAGCTCCTTGCACCACTCAATTATATTCTGAGGCAAAACCCACTGTTCCATTGATTGATAATCCTGGACAGCCCAAAGAAACATCTTCGACTATTAGGCACCAGGAAACTTTTAATCCCTCAAAATCAGAGCTCCCTGACCTTGCATTTTCAAATAGGGCTTCGGCTGTTCCTATTGAGGCTCAAACTTCTCCCGGAGCTGACTCAAAATTGGCAAGCAGAATTGATGAAGATTCAGTATTGAAAGAAGCACAAATTATAGAG GCCAAACGGAAGAGCATTGCAGAATTGTCTATTGTAACATCACCAGTGGTGATCTCCCAGAAATCTAAGTGGGATTATGTACTTGAGGAAATGGCGTGGTTGGCTAATGATTTTGCACAG GAGCGTATTTGGAAACTGGCTGCTGCATCTCAAATATCTTACCGAGTTGCTGTTGCTTCCCGGTTGAGAAAACAAGAAAGCCGTCTGGGCTTGGATGCAAAGGTAGTTGCCCATTCATTGGCTAAAGCCGTCATGGAGTTCTGGCGCTCTATAAAGTTGCAAATTCAC GATACAAGCAAAGAACTGGAGCAGCATCGTCAAAAAAACGGGGCACTTTCAATCCAGGCTTATGCAGCCAGTTTCTTGAAATGTGATAAACCAGATGTTTTATATAACCAAGCAGAGGTGCCATTAACACCAGATAGAATATCTGACTCTGGAATAGACCTTTCATGGGACGATAGCTTGACAGAA GAGAACCTTTTCTATGCAGTACCCCCTGGAGCTGTGGTGGCCTACAGAATGGCATTTAATTCCCACGTGGCTCAGTTTGAG AGATTTGGGAGTTCTGCGCAAGAGGAAGTGGAGACATCTGCTTGTGATACTGCAGCAG ACTTTGAATCTCATGATAATggatatgatgaggatgaggGAGAAACAAACATTTATAGCACGTCGATGGCCTTTGAAGGTACCAAATCTTCAAGATATGGCCAAAAGAAGCGTAAACACTTAGTTCGAGCATATGGTGCAAGGCCATATGAACTGGGCTCTGATTTGTTACCTATGCAGCCTTCGGAAAATAGATTAGTAATTCCACAGTTTGCTATATTGGCAAAACGACCAGGCAGCAATATAAATGTGTCAATTCCTACGAAACGGATGCGAACTGCTTCCCGGAGAGTTATAAGTCCTTTTGGTGCAGGGGCATCTGGATGCATTCAGGTTCCAAATAAAACAGATGCTTCAAGTTGTGATACAAATTCATTTCAGGATGATCATAGCACCCTACATGGTGGATTAACTATTCCAAATAGCTTGGAAGTTGAGTCAGCTGGGGAATTTGAAAAGGAATTGCCATTTGACTCTGCTGAAGTATCAACGAAAcctaagaagaagaaaaaagcaAAGTATCCG AATGCATCACATGAACAGAGATGGCCTAGTGATTCGAGTTTTCAAAATGAGCAG TTTCATAGGGATCTTTATCAAAAGAGGACTGAGATTCATCATCCAGAGGCAAATGGAAATAATG GGTTACTGGGTCAACACATTGCAAAGAAACCCAAGCTTATGCGGCAATCTCAAGATAACTCTTTTGACATCCCAAGTGCTCTGTCTGTTCCTTCTCCAGCGGGCTCCCAGATTAGTAATATGTCAAATCCAAACCAATTCATTAAAATGCTTGGTGGTCGGGATTGGGGCAGAAAACCTAAATCTCTGAAG ATGCCATCTGGGCATTCAGTGTCAGGAAGTCTGTGGTCACTCTTCGAGGATCAG GCCCTGGTTGTCCTTGCACATGACCTGGGGCCCAACTGGGAGCTTGTAAGTGATGCTTTTAATAGCACTCTGCGTTTCAAG TGTATATTCCGCAAAGCTAAAGAATGCAAGGAGCGGCATATATGTTTGATGGATAAAAGTTCTGGTGATGGGGCTGATAGTGCTGATGAATCTGGGTCTTCGCAACCTTATCCATCTACATTACCTGGCATCCCAAAG GGAAGTGCCAGACAGTTGTTTCAACGTTTACAGGGGCCGATGGAAGAAGATACCCTGAAATCTCACTTTGAGAAGATAATTGTGATTGGACAAAAACAACTTTATCTTAAAACTCAG GATCTAAAGCAATTTCAGCGCCCTCACAGCTCTCACACAATTGCTCTTTCTCAAGTGTGTCCAAATAATCCAAATGGAGGTCCCGTTTTAAC GCCTTTAGATCTGTGCGATGCAAACTTTTCTGGGCCCGATGTACTTCCTCTTGGGTATCAAGGGGCACATTCTAGTGGATTGGTTATTCCTAATCAGGCTACCATGACTCAAATGCTTCCTGCATCTGGTGCCACTGCTCCATTGCAGGGAGCCTCAAATATGAGTGGCAATAATTTCTCATCTTCACCGGGTCCCCATAATACATCTGCCAG GGATGCTAGATATGGACTTCCGAGGTCTGGATCATTGCCTGCTGAAGAAAATCAGAGGATGCATCTCTACAATCAAATGATAGCTGGTAGAAGTATACCACAATCCAGTATCTCTGCTCCAGGAGCCGTCCCTGGACCTGATCGTAGTGCTCGTATTCTTTCTAGTGGCAATGGAATGGGTTCTAACAGAAACATGCCTATAGCAAGGCCTGGGGTGCAAGGAATTCCTTCGTCCTCTATGGTTAATTCTGGCAGTGCAGTTTCCTCTGGTTTGTCATCTGGAAATATGCACACTGGGGTAGGTGCTCTTCAGGGAAGCTCAATGGTCAGACAGCGG CCTGGCATGAGTCAAGATCCACATAGGCAAATGATGGCATCTGACCTTCAGACGCCCAGCAACAGCCAAGGAGTGTCTCACTTTGGTGGATTAAGTTCCTCTTTTACTAACCCAACAACTTCACCACCTGTGTCATCTTACCCTCTTCATCATCAGCCATCCCATCCGATATCTCCACAGCAGCCTCAAGTTCCTAGTCCACATCAGTCACATTTTCAAGGACCAGCAAATCATGCTCCCAACAACCAGCAGCAAGCCTATGCATATCGCTTGGCCAAAGAGAGGCAGCTGCAACATCGTTTTCTGCAGCAacaacagcagcagcaacagTTTGCTGCATCAAATTCTTTGATTTCAAATGTGCAGTCACTGACTCAACTTCCTGTATCGTCATCTCCAATGCAAAATAGTCCACAAGTACAACCCCAAACAAGTTCTTCAACGGTGCCACTTTCTCCATTGACATCCGTTTCATCAATGAATGCAATGCCTCAGCACCAACAGAAACATCAAATGCCAAATCAAGGAGTTTCAAGAAATGCTCAGTCTGGTGGTAATGGTTTAAACAATCAGATGGGTAAACAACGGGTAAGGCAACCACATCAGCCTTCACAGGCTAATAGGCAACATCCTCCGCAGAGACAGCAGTTACAAGCTCAGCAGCAAGCTAAGGTTGTCAAGGGAGTTGGTAGAGGGAACCTGATGATGCATCAGAATATCTCAACTGATGTTGTCTTACCGAATGGAGTTTCGCCAATTCCTGGGAACCAATGTTTGGAGAAAGCAGAACCTGTCTCCAATTCTATGCAAAGTCAAGGTTTGTATACTGGTTCAGCACAAAATTCTGTGCAACCATCTAGGCAATACATGGCTTCGCAACCCAATCAAACTCTGCCTCAGCAAAAGATGTATTCTGACCAAGCATCCCCATCACTAAAACATCCTCAACTGGCACCTCAGCCTGATAGTAGCAGTCCAAGTCATGGTCCTGCTACTGCTCCTGCTTCATCTGTGCAACAACCCAGTTCATCTTTGGCTGTTGCTGGGTCAACCAACCAGGCACCATCTCACCAGAAATTTGTGAATCAAAATCAACCGGCTCTCCAGAGACCTGGTCAACCAAATCGCCAGATTACTCCTGACGGATCAAGTAAACCCCAAAGTAGAGATTCTGATGTCAATCATCATCCAGCAAGTGGCTTTGCTGGAATGGATGCAATGACCACATCACCTCAGGTTTCTAAAATCGGTTCAAATGCAGTTCCAGTTGTATCACAGCCAAATTCTCATAATTGGCATGCTTCCGAACCATTAGTGGATTCGACTGCATTAAATTCACCCAAAAGCTTGGTCTCCAAGCCGTCTAACTCAAGTGAGCCTGTGCTACAAGCAGGCCAAGGGCTTGGCCATAGGCCACCTTCCAGCTTACCCATAGCTAGGCATGACACTATTGCTCTAAGACAGCAGCCGCAGCAATCACTACAGCCTCCTTCCCTGGCACCCCAACCTCAGCAGCCACCGAAGCCGGTACATTCTCAACCGAAGGCACAGCTTCTTCAAGCAGGAAGTCGCAATTCGTATGGTAGGTCGAGTGACACTAGATTGGAATGA